Proteins from one Gimesia maris genomic window:
- a CDS encoding AAA family ATPase, whose product MNLKVVSPDSRSEDERIFELLQNSRRQIDSEITKAVIGQKEIIDQLLIALFAGGHCLITGAPGLAKTLLVNSLAQVFKLKSQRIQFTPDLMPADITGTEILSGDSQENRAMKFVKGPVFTNILLADEINRTPPKTQAALLEAMQEKQVTVTGIRYELDKPFFVLATQNPIEMEGTYPLPEAQLDRFMFNLVIDYLSEDDEVAVVAQTTSRNAEPIQPLFTGSDIQQFHQFVREVPVAEELVRYAVQLCAASRPRQETTPDFINEWVNWGAGLRAAQSLILGAKARAVLRGRVHVILEDIHALLAPVLRHRILINYRAEAEGITVESVVQQLIETIKGPVEA is encoded by the coding sequence GTGAACCTTAAAGTTGTCTCACCCGATAGTCGCAGTGAAGATGAACGTATCTTCGAACTGCTGCAAAACAGCCGTCGGCAGATCGATTCGGAAATCACAAAAGCAGTCATCGGCCAGAAAGAAATCATTGATCAGCTCCTGATCGCGTTATTTGCCGGCGGACACTGTCTGATTACCGGTGCGCCCGGACTGGCAAAAACACTCCTGGTCAATTCCCTGGCACAAGTCTTCAAACTGAAGTCACAACGAATCCAATTTACTCCGGATCTGATGCCCGCTGATATTACCGGTACGGAAATCCTCTCGGGAGATTCACAGGAAAACCGGGCGATGAAATTTGTCAAAGGACCGGTTTTCACCAACATTCTGCTGGCGGATGAGATCAACCGCACCCCTCCCAAAACACAGGCCGCCCTCCTGGAAGCCATGCAGGAAAAACAAGTCACGGTGACTGGGATCAGGTATGAACTGGATAAACCTTTCTTCGTACTGGCGACTCAAAATCCGATTGAAATGGAAGGCACCTACCCACTACCGGAAGCACAGCTGGACCGCTTCATGTTCAACCTCGTGATTGATTATCTCTCTGAAGATGATGAAGTCGCAGTGGTAGCACAGACAACTTCCCGCAATGCTGAACCCATCCAGCCACTGTTTACCGGCAGTGATATCCAGCAGTTTCATCAGTTCGTCCGCGAAGTTCCCGTGGCAGAGGAACTCGTACGCTACGCGGTTCAACTCTGTGCGGCATCGCGGCCCAGGCAGGAAACAACCCCCGATTTCATCAACGAATGGGTCAACTGGGGAGCCGGATTGCGGGCTGCTCAGAGTCTGATCCTGGGCGCCAAAGCGCGGGCCGTACTGCGGGGACGCGTGCATGTCATCCTTGAGGATATCCATGCCTTACTGGCCCCCGTTCTCCGGCATCGCATCCTGATCAATTACCGTGCCGAAGCCGAAGGCATTACTGTCGAATCCGTCGTACAACAACTGATTGAGACAATCAAAGGGCCCGTCGAAGCATGA
- a CDS encoding DUF58 domain-containing protein, translating into MSTLPFKQTSRSSQSQKLISQRIDPACLMRIKSLELRAKSVVEGTWKGLHRSPYHGFSVEFTEYREYTPGDDPRHIDWKLAARSNQHFIKRFEEETNLCCHMLLDLSSSMQFDSLGYSKSDYAKTLVATFAYFLSTQRDASGLIIFHEHVDSIVPARFTRGQLRRILIELERPPQGSHTNLISPLKHAVETIKKRGLVVLISDLMTSVDELNTQLGYLRAKGHEVALFQILDPAEVHLNFHETAVFEDLETGERISLNPKAAQKQYLEQFNAHLDSIETICRKQGVHYHKLTTDTPLEVGLSDFLTDRAA; encoded by the coding sequence ATGAGCACACTCCCTTTCAAACAGACATCCCGCTCCAGTCAGAGCCAGAAGTTAATCTCACAACGGATTGACCCTGCCTGCCTGATGCGAATTAAATCGCTGGAACTGCGGGCCAAATCAGTTGTCGAGGGCACCTGGAAAGGCCTGCATCGCAGTCCCTATCACGGATTTTCGGTCGAGTTCACGGAATATCGGGAATACACGCCCGGTGATGATCCCCGCCACATCGACTGGAAACTGGCGGCCCGCTCTAACCAGCATTTTATCAAGCGGTTTGAAGAAGAGACCAATCTCTGCTGTCACATGCTGCTCGATTTAAGCTCGTCCATGCAGTTCGACAGCCTGGGATATTCCAAATCCGATTATGCCAAAACACTGGTGGCAACATTCGCCTACTTCCTGTCAACACAACGTGACGCCAGTGGGTTGATCATCTTCCATGAACACGTTGATTCCATCGTGCCCGCACGATTCACACGCGGGCAGCTCCGGCGCATCCTCATCGAACTGGAACGTCCTCCGCAGGGTTCTCATACAAACTTAATCTCTCCGCTCAAACATGCCGTGGAAACAATCAAAAAACGGGGGCTGGTCGTATTGATTTCCGACCTGATGACATCTGTCGATGAGCTGAATACTCAGCTGGGATACTTACGGGCAAAAGGGCATGAAGTCGCTCTGTTTCAGATTCTGGATCCGGCTGAGGTACACCTGAATTTTCATGAAACTGCAGTTTTTGAAGATCTGGAAACGGGAGAGCGGATCTCGCTGAACCCCAAAGCGGCTCAGAAACAATACCTGGAACAGTTCAATGCACACCTGGACTCAATTGAAACCATCTGTCGAAAACAGGGTGTGCATTATCACAAATTAACTACTGATACGCCCCTCGAAGTGGGACTTTCCGATTTTCTGACCGATCGCGCCGCGTGA
- a CDS encoding BatA domain-containing protein, giving the protein MSFLTPLYLAGIIAVGLPILLHLVRHQPKNVLFFSSLRFLEHKPPQTNRRNKIEHWLLLSLRALAVILLVTAFARPFFKNSDLELTTAEPAKQTILLIDTSSSMRRESLWNQAIQTAEQILKENAQNKISIYTFDTSLHPIKPLQTSQQTAELPLTELHRERIQRLSPGWHATDLGLALIELAALLQQQAISDPTGTSLQNCTIELITDFQEGSQIASLADFSWPESLQVRLHPLQTPQTSNAGLQLLAFEKTQPTVRILNASDSKQEQFSVAYVWRPGEPELTQQIYVPRGQSRVLRLPALDSNLPTPLIKLSGDDHPFDNTLHFQPLKTENRTIVHYGIPAENSIESPDYFVKRAFPSTPERKIEFLTVDPASPQVLVGTANMDLMILSRELSGGEIQQVDEFLKQGGVALLSLNDQSSTHSLKSLLSLSKEQDTATEIEPAEVNGYALLTNIDFEHKLFQMFQAPEYSDFTKLKFWRYQKLSLPDSLSHQVLARFDHNDPALVSIPRGAGRLIVSTFGWTPRESQFALSTKFVPIMNAILNLKTEFDASRTQFLVGQKVKLPDPVQTIQISTPSEPQIQLVAGVQDFSETVQPGLYQITTEDRSETTHQFAVNLDINESKTAPMPVEQLEALGVKLIQTDQATEKEMNSADIQRQALVRELEQKQKLWRWLILGALALLGLETLLAKWFADKTPATRKA; this is encoded by the coding sequence TTGAGTTTTTTAACGCCTCTCTATTTAGCTGGAATCATCGCTGTTGGACTTCCCATCCTTCTGCACCTGGTCAGACACCAGCCTAAGAACGTACTGTTCTTCAGCTCCCTCCGTTTTCTCGAACACAAACCGCCTCAGACCAATCGCAGAAACAAAATCGAACACTGGCTACTGCTCTCACTACGCGCATTAGCCGTCATTCTGCTGGTAACAGCCTTTGCCCGTCCCTTTTTTAAGAACTCCGATCTCGAGCTGACTACTGCCGAGCCAGCGAAACAGACAATTCTTCTGATTGACACCAGCTCCAGCATGCGCAGAGAATCACTCTGGAACCAGGCGATTCAGACGGCAGAACAGATTCTTAAAGAAAACGCGCAAAACAAGATTTCCATCTACACGTTCGATACCAGTTTACACCCGATCAAACCACTACAGACCTCACAGCAGACTGCAGAGCTCCCGTTAACAGAACTGCACCGGGAACGAATTCAACGACTGTCGCCAGGCTGGCACGCCACTGATCTGGGCCTGGCTTTAATAGAACTGGCTGCACTCCTGCAGCAACAGGCCATCTCAGATCCGACAGGAACCTCGCTGCAAAACTGCACGATAGAACTGATCACCGATTTTCAAGAGGGTTCGCAAATTGCATCCTTAGCGGATTTCTCCTGGCCCGAATCCCTGCAGGTTCGTCTGCATCCCCTCCAGACGCCTCAAACCAGTAACGCCGGACTGCAACTACTGGCGTTCGAAAAGACTCAACCTACAGTGCGAATTCTGAATGCATCAGACTCAAAGCAGGAACAGTTTTCCGTCGCTTATGTATGGCGTCCGGGTGAGCCTGAACTCACTCAGCAGATTTATGTGCCGCGCGGACAATCGCGTGTCCTGCGTCTTCCTGCTCTGGATTCAAATCTCCCTACGCCATTGATCAAACTGAGTGGCGATGATCATCCCTTTGACAACACACTTCATTTTCAACCACTCAAAACAGAAAACCGGACGATCGTCCATTATGGTATTCCTGCAGAAAATTCGATTGAGTCTCCCGATTACTTTGTAAAACGTGCGTTCCCTTCCACCCCGGAACGAAAAATTGAATTCCTGACAGTGGACCCTGCTTCACCACAAGTACTTGTAGGCACAGCAAACATGGACCTGATGATTCTCAGCCGAGAATTGTCTGGGGGTGAAATCCAGCAGGTCGATGAATTTCTCAAGCAGGGAGGTGTCGCACTTTTGTCATTAAACGATCAATCATCGACACACTCTCTGAAGTCGCTGCTATCACTCTCAAAAGAGCAAGATACGGCAACTGAAATCGAGCCCGCTGAAGTCAACGGCTATGCCTTGCTCACCAACATTGATTTCGAGCATAAACTGTTTCAAATGTTTCAGGCACCGGAGTATTCTGATTTCACGAAGCTGAAATTCTGGCGCTATCAGAAACTCTCCCTGCCAGACAGCCTGTCGCATCAGGTTCTCGCACGCTTTGATCACAATGATCCTGCCCTGGTCAGTATTCCTCGCGGTGCAGGGCGGTTAATCGTTTCCACTTTTGGGTGGACGCCACGGGAAAGCCAATTTGCTCTCTCGACCAAGTTTGTTCCCATCATGAATGCGATTTTGAATCTCAAAACAGAATTCGATGCATCACGCACACAGTTCCTGGTCGGACAGAAAGTGAAATTACCTGATCCAGTTCAGACAATTCAGATCAGTACCCCTTCAGAACCTCAGATTCAACTTGTTGCCGGGGTGCAGGATTTCTCGGAAACAGTTCAGCCCGGTCTGTATCAGATTACCACGGAAGATCGCTCAGAGACGACACATCAGTTCGCTGTCAATCTGGATATCAACGAAAGTAAAACTGCTCCAATGCCTGTAGAGCAGTTGGAAGCACTGGGAGTCAAATTGATTCAGACAGATCAAGCGACGGAGAAAGAAATGAACTCAGCCGATATTCAACGCCAGGCTCTGGTTCGTGAACTGGAACAAAAACAGAAACTCTGGCGCTGGTTGATTCTAGGGGCTCTCGCGCTGCTGGGCCTGGAAACACTGCTGGCAAAATGGTTTGCCGACAAAACACCTGCGACACGAAAGGCGTAA
- a CDS encoding DUF4159 domain-containing protein translates to MKKSLISLAVICASLIVVTISIGQYRRSIPADRNGVPEWKNDPEFRHDVFTFVRVRYNSHQGWRRWATDYPDSDLNFSYRMQQLTSMKVDPEGRILELTDKELFDFPFIYMIEPGSLEFTEEEVTCLRRYLMNGGFMMVDDFWGEAEWDNFAMEMKRVFPERELIDIPLEHPIFHCVYDLKEKPQVPSIGVAQWGRSEGITWEREDAKEVHYRGIFDDAGRLIVVVCHNTDLGDGWEREGEDKWYFQEFSEKKAYPLGINIVFYAMTH, encoded by the coding sequence ATGAAAAAATCATTGATTTCGCTGGCAGTAATCTGCGCATCTCTGATTGTCGTTACGATCTCCATTGGACAGTATCGCAGGAGCATCCCCGCGGACCGCAATGGTGTTCCCGAGTGGAAGAACGACCCGGAATTCAGGCACGATGTCTTCACCTTCGTCAGGGTCCGCTACAACTCCCACCAGGGCTGGCGCCGCTGGGCCACCGATTACCCGGACAGCGACTTAAACTTTTCCTATCGAATGCAGCAGCTCACCTCCATGAAAGTCGATCCGGAAGGACGCATTCTGGAACTGACCGACAAAGAACTGTTTGACTTCCCTTTCATTTACATGATCGAACCCGGCTCTCTGGAATTCACTGAAGAGGAAGTCACCTGCCTGCGACGCTACCTGATGAACGGCGGATTCATGATGGTAGATGATTTCTGGGGAGAAGCGGAGTGGGATAACTTCGCGATGGAAATGAAACGCGTTTTTCCGGAACGCGAACTGATCGACATCCCCCTGGAACATCCCATCTTTCATTGTGTTTACGACCTGAAAGAAAAACCCCAGGTCCCCAGTATCGGGGTCGCACAATGGGGCCGTTCAGAAGGCATCACCTGGGAACGGGAAGATGCCAAAGAAGTACATTACCGCGGAATCTTTGATGACGCAGGGCGGCTGATTGTCGTTGTCTGCCACAATACTGATCTGGGTGATGGTTGGGAACGGGAAGGGGAAGACAAATGGTACTTCCAGGAGTTCTCCGAGAAGAAAGCATATCCTTTGGGAATTAATATTGTTTTTTACGCCATGACACACTGA